The Scleropages formosus chromosome 11, fSclFor1.1, whole genome shotgun sequence genome window below encodes:
- the cdh15 gene encoding cadherin-15: MRRKTSTALWSGLAAMVTIMVQIGASTLEGLQDLNQEVLHPWRGGTGGLSRVKRDWIIPAIRVPENSKQVPENLVQIKSDKIFTGEVIYKLEGPGVDQDPKDYFEIEDKTGWIRSKMPLDREKHSRFNLKAFALSPSGERLENPSTIEIVVLDQNDNRPNFTQSEFVGYVPEFSIPGTAVTNVSATDADDPATENAALSYSIVLQESIPPYRINKTMFGINNETGMIYTRDVGLDREVVKAFRLTLLVADMSGEGLSDTAYAIIHVTDINNHAPSFSPDQYDMRSTENTPVPEIGRVNVLDLDEPSTPNWRAVYAISSGDPDGHFAVRTDPETNEGILSVVKPLDYETQKKYLLTVVVKNEEPLSDKAPRGPLSSAVVTVTVLNVNEAPRFVENPIKVEVPESTAAGTVLTTIRAHNPENARLRYGMVHDPEKWLSINSDTGVLEARKPFNPRSAHVKNGIYSAVIRVSDTEAGGLSSNATLEIKLQQTNDFPPQLFPLRGAVCAGRRGGVGLLLGAVDLDLSPHAEPFHFKLLGDSHTNWTISKVNETHVTLYPQVDLDPGVYPVSVSVSDAGGLATSALVNVTMCQCDAAGLCEATAMALFNSRVGLSFAALLVIVGSILLLLFLLLLLVAVRSCRPHDAKKAGLLQGVSDDDVRDNVLNYDEQGGGEEDENAYNIEQLRNPNEVVPPPPYFLKPGSTPDPTYAVPGPTYLTPGPAYPALGSGFPRGKQPLRKDAPQNLPSPIYPRKPPGDPSDIEDFINNGLDAADRDPNVPPYDTALIYDYEGDGSVAGSLSSIASGSSDEDQDYDYLNDWGPRFRKLANLYDPH, from the exons ATGCGGCGCAAAACGTCCACTGCGCTCTGGAGCGGACTGGCTGCGATGGTGACCATTATGGTCCAG ATCGGTGCTTCAACCTTGGAGGGactgcaggacttgaaccaagaAGTCTTGCACCCCTGGAGAGGGGGGACTGGCGGTTTGAGCAGGGTGAAGAGGGACTGGATCATACCTGCCATTCGAGTGCCGGAAAACAGCAAGCAGGTCCCTGAGAATCTGGTCCAG ATAAAATCAGACAAGATCTTCACTGGCGAGGTCATCTATAAGCTGGAGGGGCCCGGCGTTGACCAGGATCCCAAGGACTACTTTGAAATTGAGGACAAGACTGGGTGGATAAGGAGCAAGATGCCGCTGGATAGAGAGAAACACAGTCGGTTCAAT CTGAAGGCCTTCGCCCTGTCACCCAGCGGAGAGCGCCTGGAGAACCCGTCCACCATTGAAATCGTTGTGCTGGATCAGAACGACAACAGACCCAACTTCACGCAGTCCGAGTTCGTCGGCTACGTCCCAGAGTTCTCCATTCCAG GCACGGCGGTGACCAACGTGTCGGCGACGGACGCGGATGACCCCGCCACCGAGAACGCAGCCCTCAGCTACTCAATCGTCCTGCAGGAGAGCATCCCGCCGTACCGCATCAACAAGACCATGTTCGGCATCAACAACGAGACGGGGATGATCTACACCCGAGACGTGGGGCTCGACCGCGAG gtgGTGAAGGCCTTCCGGCTCACCCTGCTGGTGGCTGACATGTCAGGGGAGGGACTATCGGACACGGCCTACGCCATCATACACGTTACGGACATCAACAACCACGCCCCAAGCTTTTCCCCTGACCAG TACGACATGCGGAGCACGGAGAACACACCCGTCCCCGAGATAGGCCGTGTTAACGTGTTGGATCTCGACGAGCCAAGCACGCCCAACTGGAGAGCAGTATACGCCATCTCCAGCGGGGACCCAGATGGCCACTTTGCCGTGCGAACCGACCCCGAGACCAACGAGGGCATTCTCTCTGTGGTGAAG CCGCTGGACTACGAGACCCAGAAGAAATACCTGCTCACTGTGGTTGTGAAAAACGAGGAGCCCCTTAGCGACAAGGCCCCCCGTGGTCCCTTGAGCAGCGCCGTGGTAACGGTCACTGTGCTCAACGTTAACGAGGCCCCGCGCTTCGTGGAGAATCCCATCAAGGTGGAGGTCCCCGAGTCCACAGCTGCAGGCACGGTGCTGACCACCATCAGAGCCCACAACCCGGAGAACGCCAGGCTCAG GTATGGCATGGTACATGACCCTGAGAAGTGGCTCTCGATAAACTCAGACACCGGAGTTCTAGAAGCCAGGAAGCCGTTCAACCCTCGCTCGGCCCACGTTAAAAATGGCATCTACAGCGCAGTCATCAGGGTTTCAGATACCG AGGCGGGGGGGCTCTCCAGCAATGCCACCCTGGAGATCAAATTGCAGCAGACCAACGACTTCCCCCCACAGCTGTTCCCTCTGAGAGGTGCTGTGTGTGCGGGTCGTCGCGGGGGCGTCGGGCTGCTGTTGGGCGCCGTGGACCTGGACCTCTCCCCTCACGCCGAGCCATTCCACTTCAAGCTCCTTGGTGACTCTCACACCAACTGGACCATCAGCAAGGTCAATG AGACCCACGTCACCCTTTACCCTCAGGTGGACCTCGATCCTGGTGTTTACCCCGTCTCGGTGTCCGTGTCAGACGCAGGAGGCCTCGCCACATCAGCCCTGGTCAATGTGACCATGTGCCAGTGTGATGCTGCAGGCCTGTGCGAGGCCACTGCCATGGCGCTCTTCAACAGCCGCGTGGGACTCAGCTTTGCTGCCTTGCTGGTCATCGTTGGTAGCATTCTGCTCCTACTCT ttctgctgctgttgctggtgGCTGTGAGGAGCTGCAGGCCACACGATGCTAAGAAGGCCGGTCTGCTCCAGGGAGTGTCGGATGACGACGTGCGTGACAATGTCCTCAACTACGACGAGCAGGGAGGTGGTGAGGAGGATGAG AATGCCTACAACATCGAACAGCTGAGAAACCCCAATGAGGTGGTCCCACCTCCACCTTATTTCCTTAAGCCAGGCTCCACCCCAGACCCCACCTATGCTGTTCCAGGCCCCACCTACCTGACTCCAGGCCCCGCCTACCCAGCACTAGGCTCAGGTTTTCCCAGAGGAAAGCAGCCGCTCAGGAAAGACGCCCCTCAGAATCTGCCCTCCCCGATTTACCCACGGAAGCCTCCGGGTGATCCCAGCGACATCGAGGACTTCATCAACAAT GGCCTGGATGCAGCAGACAGAGACCCCAACGTTCCCCCATATGACACGGCACTTATCTACGATTACGAGGGCGATGGCTCAGTGGCGGGCAGCCTGAGCTCCATCGCCTCAGGCAGTTCGGACGAGGACCAGGACTACGACTACCTCAACGACTGGGGTCCTCGCTTCCGCAAGCTAGCCAACCTGTACGACCCACACTAG